The stretch of DNA CGGTCACGCAGCGATTGAGATCGCCGCGGCAGTCATCGAGAAGGAGCCGTTCTCGGCTGGGCTTGCCCTGCTTCCAATCCTCGAAGGCGCGGGCGACCCGCTCGAACCGCTCTTGCGGCGAGCCTTCGGCCAGGTCGCGCAGCATCTGCAGATCGATCTCCTCGGGCGCGGCGATCATCCGTTCCGGATCCGCACCGACATGGGCCACGGCCATGGTGCCGTGGATGGCGCGGGCGGCGTCTTCTGCGATATCCAGGCAAGGCTGCGCAGTTGCCGGATCGGGCAGCAGAGCGAGAACGTCGGCATGGACGGTCACTTCCCGCACATGGCCGGCGAAGATGACACCGGCTTCTGCCGGGGGCGGTTTCCGCGGGGTGTCGTTTACGGTCGCATTGCTCATACCGGGCCTCCTTTCGCGAGTGCTCCCACCTCGCTCCCGGTCGATCACGTTTGAAAGTTTACTCCTGTGTCCCATGGCTAGCAAACGCTGCACACTTGTTAGCACGCAATCACTCGTTGCCATGGAAGTGACGGTAGGAACTATTCCATGCACTTCATGACAACCCTAGCGTCATTGGCCCCACGGCCGCCCAGGCCGAAATGAAATGGAGAATCTACGCGAAATGCGCCTCCCTGCCCCGCGGCGGCCATCCCGCCGCGGAGCAAATGATCGTGGCGAAGCCGCGCCGCTTTCGCACCACTTGCGGCATCCTTTTGAACAATCAGGCAGTTTCCGCGTTCATTTGAAGGGCAAAGGAGCTCTTGATGTCATACGGATCGCTGAGTGCTTTTGGTGACACCTGGTGCCGGTACAGCCCGGACACCGAGACCCTCGAGGCCGCTCATGACCTGGTGGACCAATACCTCGTGTTCGCCGAGGAAGCGCAAGTGGGAAATGACATCATCGACGAGATCGAGCTGCCCGTCCCGAAGCCTGTCCTGATCAAGTCGTTTGGCCTCGTCATCGCTGCCGAGCACCGTCCGCAGATAAGAACTCTGCTGATCAAGGCCGCCATGACGCTTGCCCAGTACCGCGACGACGTCGGACCACGGATGCGGTTAAAGCCTACGACACCGCACGGCAGGCCGCGGGCGGCCCGATCGCGGGAATTCGAGCGCCGTCTCGAAAAGAAGCTTGTGGCGGTCGCTGCAGAACGGATCAACCTCGGCGCGTTCTATCGCCGCGCCTTTATCGAGGCCATGCATTGACGCCAGGTGCGGTCGCACCTTGCCTTGCCCGCGACGTTCAGATCGCCGCCTGCATCAGGTAGAGGGATCGTTCCGGAGGAAGCTGTGCAACCATTTTCATCATGATCTTGGGATCGACATGGGGAACGGATCGCAGTTGGCCGTCCCGGTAGATGATCGTCAAGACGCGCGTCTCTTCGTCATAATCGAGTTCAGCGATCGTTTTCGTGTACACCAGGAACCGCATGCCGTTTACACCTCGCTGGTCAATGGAACATCACCAAGGTGATGGTGCCGACCATGACCCACCCGGAAACGATAATCAGGGACATTCTCAACAACGCCGTCTTGATCGTCATGGAATACTCCAAATCGCTTCAACCAAACTAGCTGTACTTTGGGACGAGTGTGGCCTATCGGGCCGAACCCTCATCCCGGCGGGATTATATGTCTGACGCCCTTAGGCGAGTATGGGAGCCGAAGGCGTGACTGGAATCACCTCCAGCGCGACTAAGCACACCCTAATATAGGCAGTCGCGTGAAATCGACGTGACACACGTATTGCGCGAACAGCTGTATCGCGCGTCTCAATCTGTGCGCACAGCGACGGGGATAGGATAGGAACCTGATCCGGATCAGAAGTCGCCGAGTGCGTAGCCGGCGCCACGCACCGTCCGGATCACCTTATCGGCCTTGCCGAAACTGATGCCCTTCCGGAGACGCCCGATGTGTACGTCGACAGCGCGCTCATCGACACTGGCATCGTTACCCCACAGCGATGCCCTCAATTCCGATCGGGAGTGGACGCGGCCGGGGGACTTCATCAGAAACTCGAGCAGCCTGAACTCGGTGGGGCCGAGCTTGACTTCCTTCTTCTGCCTGTGAACCCGGCGGGCGTTCTTATCGAGCGTCAGATCCCCGACCTTCAGCGTGCTCTCCAGCAGCGCTGGATTGAGACGCCGCAGGAGGTTCCGCAAGCGGATGAGGAGTTCCACGGGGGAGACTGCCTTTATGAGGCAGTCGTCGGCTCCGGCGGAGAGAACGGCCAACCGGTCCTGCTCGAGGGCCGAGTCCAGCAGCACCACGATCGGAAGGCGGGCGGTCGCTCCAGTTGTCCGGAACTGGCGGCATGTCGAGATTGCCATCGAGCCAGGAGCCGGCGCACCGAATATCACCGCATCAGGCAGCCGCAACGCCACGAGCTCGACCAGCGACGCATGCGGGTGAAGACAGTTCACCGAATACCCTTCTGTCTCCAGAGCATGCTTCAGTGTCGCGAGCAGATCTTCGTCCTGCTCAACAACAAGTACCCGCACCGACATCTTCTCCGGCCTCCCTGCTATGCTTCCATCGAATATCCTGCGCCGCGGACGGTGCGGATGACGTCCTGCATGTTGGAGAAGTTCAGCGCCTTGCGCAGTCGACCGACATGAACGTCCACGGTGCGCTCGTCGACATAAATGTCGTGGCCCCAGACACCGTCCAGAAGCTGCGAACGCGAGAAGACGCGGCCGGGCGACGACATCAGGAATTCCAGTAGACGGAATTCGGTCGGGCCGAGACGGACTTCGCGGCTCTTGCGGTGAACACGATGCGTTTCGCGGTCGAGTTCGATATCGCCGCATTTCAGCACCGTGGAGAGCACCTCGGGCTTGGCGCGGCGCAGCATCGCCTTGACGCGGGCAACGAGTTCGGGCGTGGAGAACGGCTTGACCACGTAGTCGTCGGCGCCGGTGGAAAGGCCGCGCACACGCTCGCTTTCCTCGCCGCGCGCCGTCAGCATGATGATCGGCAGACGCTCCGTTTCCGGGCGCATGCGCAGGCGGCGGCAAAGCTCTATGCCCGACACGCCCGGCAGCATCCAATCGAGGATCAGAATATCCGGCGTGCGCTCCTGAAGCCTGATTTCGGCCTCGTCGCCGCGCAGAATGGTGTCGACCTCGAAACCTTCGGCCTCAAGGTTATAGCGAAGAAGCACGCTCAGTGCCTCTTCGTCTTCAACGACTGCAACTCTCGGGATCATTCGGTTCTGTCTCCTGAGGGCCGGTTCGGAATTGTCATTCCGTGACCGCGCCGACGGTGTTGGCAGTATCGTCCTTCGGACGTTCGCCTTCCGGCTGTGCGCCGGTCGCCATGTAATAGATCGTTTCGGCAATGTTAGTGGCGTGATCGCCGATGCGCTCGATGTTCTTCGCACAGAAGAGAAGATGCGTGCAGCTGGTGATGTTGCGCGGATCTTCCATCATGTAGGTCAACAGCTCGCGGAACAGCGAGGTGTACATCGCGTCGATTTCCTCGTCGCGCTCGCGGATCGACTTCGCCTTGTCGGCTGAACGCGAGGCATAGACGTCGAGTACTTCCTTGAGCTGGACCAGCGCCAGTTCGGAAAGATGCTCGAGACCGCGGGCGAGCTTGCGCGGAACGCCGGTGCTCTGCACGGCGATGACACGCTTGGCGGTGTTCTTGCCGAGATCGCCGACGCGCTCGAGATCGGCCGCGATGCGGATCGAGCCCATGATCTCGCGAAGGTCCGAGGCCACCGGCTGGCGGCGGGCAATCGTGACGATCGCCTTGTCGCCGATCTCGCGCTCGGCGTGATCCATGACGACATCGTCGGAGATGACCTTCTGGGCCAAGCCAGCGTCACCGTTAACCAGCGCGCGGACGGCGTCCGACACCATCTGCTCGGCAAGCCCGCCCATTTCCGAGATGCGGCGGGACAAATACTTCAGATCCTCGTCATAGGCAGAAAAGATATGGGTCGATGCCATTGGGATTGTCCTTGAATAGCCTGAACGCCGCAGCTCAGCCGAAGCGGCCCATGATGTAATCCTGGGTGCGCGGGTCGTCCGGATTGGTGAACATCTTGTCGGTGTCATTCTCCTCGACGAGATTGCCGAGGTGGAACATGGCGGTGCGCTGCGAAACGCGGGCTGCCTGCTGCATCGAGTGCGTCACGATGACAATACTGTAGTTCTCGCGAAGCTCGTGGATCAGCTCCTCGACCTTGGCGGTCGCGATCGGATCGAGCGCCGAGCACGGTTCGTCCATCAGGATGACTTCCGGGCTGACGGCAACGGCGCGCGCGATGCACAAGCGCTGCTGCTGGCCGCCCGACAGACCGGTGCCGGATTCCTGCAGGCGGTCCTTGACTTCGTTCCAGAGGCCGGCCTTATGGAGGCTGCTTTCGACGATCTGATCAAGGTCGGCCTTCGACCTCGCAATTCCATGGATGCGCGGTCCGTAAGAAACGTTCTCGTAGATAGACTTCGGGAACGGGTTCGGCTTCTGGAAGACCATGCCGACGCGGGCGCGGAGTTCCACGACGTCGATGTCCGGATCGTAGATATCCGCGTCGTCCAGCTTGATTTCGCCCGTGACGCGGCAATTGTCGATCGTGTCGTTCATGCGGTTCAAGCAACGCAGGAACGTGGACTTGCCGCAGCCCGATGGGCCGATGAGGGCGGTAACAGTGTTTTCGCGGACGTTCAGGTTCACGTCGAAAAGCGCACGCTTCTCGCCGTAGTAGACAGACACCGTCTTGCCGACCATCTTATAGGCGCTCGTATTCAGTTTCTGCTCCAGAGCCTTCTCAACTGCTGTTTCAGTCAACATGTTCATAATCCTTACTCCGTTACCAGCGGCGTTCAAAACGCTGCCTGAGGAAGATGGCGATTGCATTCATCAATATGAGGAAGCCCAACAGCACGAGAATTGCGGCGGAGGTCCTCGATACGAAGCCGCGCTCCGGGCTGTCCGCCCAGATGTAGATCTGGCTGGGAAGGGCCGTCGACGCCGCGAAGATACCATCCGGCGGGCTTGTGATGAAGGCGTTCATACCAATGAGCAGCAGCGGCGCCGTTTCACCAAGCGCTCGCGCGAGCGAGATGATCGCGCCGGTCATGACGGTCGGCATGGCGAGCGACAGCACGTGATGGAAGATCATCTCGTGCTTGGAGGCGCCGACCCCGAGAGCCGCCTCGCGGATCGAGGAAGGCACCGCTTTCAGCGACACGCGTGTGACGATGATGAGCGTCGGCAGCGTCATCAGCGAGAGAACGAGGCCGCCGACGAGCGGAGACGACCGCGGTAGGCCGAAGCCGTTCAGGAAGACGGCGAGCCCGAGGAGACCGAAGACCACCGACGGGACCGCCGCAAGGTTGTTGATGTTGATCTCGATGAGGTCGGTGAAACGGTTCTTGGGAGCGAACTCTTCCAGGTAGATCGCCGCCGCGATGCCGATCGGGAAGCTGATCGCGAAGCAGACCAGCAGCGACCAGAACGATCCGGAAATCGCGCCAGCCAAGCCAGCCAGTTCCGGGAAGCGGCTGTCGGCATTGAGGAAGAGCGCCCAGTTGAACGGGCTGGAGATCACGCCCTTGGATACGAGCTGGTCGATCATGCCGATCTGCTCGTCGCTGACGCGGCGCTGGCTCTCGGGCGTGTCCCGGCTGATCTCACCCTTGACGAACTGGTCGGCCGGGTCCGACATCGGGATAACGAAGGTGCTCGGCCCCTTAAGGCGCGCCGGATCCTTGATGACCGCGTCGCGGACGAGGAACGGTGCCGACGACGTGAAGAGGTCGAAGTAGGCCTTCTCCTGCCTGCGAGGCAAATCCCCCACCTGAGTGCGCAACGCGTCGCGTACAGCGCCGCGCCAATCGGCCTTCATCATATCGCTTGTATCGAGCTCAGCTTTGCTCAGGTCGATGTTGATGGTGGCCACCGTCTGGGTGAACGCCTTGTACCCCGTGAGCGTCAGAGAACCGATGAGGAAGGCGAGGAAGCCGAGCGCGAAAACAATCGCGATCATGCCATAAACCTGGAGACGGCGCTCGGCGGCATAGCGTGCCTTCCGGCGCGCCTTCATGTCGTCCGAATGCCAGTTGACACGCGTTCCGGCGACTGCGGTCGTGGACATCAGTATTTCTCCCGGTACTTGCGCACGGTGCGCAGCGCGATGAGGTTCAAGCCGAGCGTGACGAGGAAGAGCACGAGGCCGAGTGCAAAGGCCGCCAGCGTCTTCGGGTTGTCGAACTCCGAGTCGCCAATCAGCAGGGTGACGATCTGGACGGTCACGGTGGTGACCGCGTCGAACGGGTTGAGAGTAATCTTCGCGATCAGGCCGGCCGCCATGACGACGATCATCGTCTCGCCGACCGCACGGCTGAGTGCAAGAAGGACGCCGCCGATAATCCCTGGCAAAGCGGCGGGCAGCAGGACCTTGCGGATAGTCTCTCCCTTCGTCGCGCCAAGAGCCAGCGAACCGTCGCGCATGGCACGGGGCACTGCGGCAAAGGCGTCGTCCGAAAGCGAGGAAATGAACGGGATGATCATCACACCCATGACAAGGCCGGTGGCAAGCGCGCTGTTCGGCGACGAGGGTATCCCGACGGCCGCGCCCAGAGCCCTGATAGCAGGGGCGACAGTCAGCACGGCGAAGAAGCCGTAGACGACCGTCGGAACACCGGCGAGAATTTCGAGAAGCGGCTTCACGACGGCACGGAACCGCGGGTGCGCATACTCGGTCAGATAGATGGCGGAGAGGATGCCTGTCGGCACCGCGACCAGCATCGCGATCGCAGAGATGACAAACGTTCCGAACAGAACGGGAAGAACGCCGAACGCGCCCTGCCCCGCCACTTGGTCCGCACGAATGGCGATCTGAGGTTCCCAGCGCAGGCCGAAGAGAAATTCGGTAACCGGCACCTTCGCAAAGAAGTGCAGCGCTTCGAAGACGAGCGAGCCGACGATGCCCAGCGTGATGATGATGGCGACCAGGGAGGAGAACATCATGAAGCCCGTGACCGCAGTCTCGACGCTGTGGCGGGCGCGATACCGTGGGCTGATTACCTTCATGCCGAGGAACGCGCCGACGGCGGCGATGCAGAGGCCAATGGCCGTCATCAGGTAGGTAGAGTAGGTCTGGAGGGACCGCAGGTGCTCTGCTGCAGCGGCAACCTCGGGCGACGGCTGGCGGAACAGGTTTCCGGCCGCGACCTGGCGGATTTCGCCGATCAGCAGCGACCGTGCGGCACCGTCCATGGCTTCGGAGCCTGGATATGAGGCCACCACAAGCTGATTGATGACGCTGGACTGGAAGGCGAGCCAGAGAAGAAGAAATACGAAAGCGGGAACAGCAGTCCAAATCGCGGCATTGAGGCCGTGGTAAATCGGCCGGGAATGCGCCTTTATGCGGCTCGTTCCTGCCGTTGTCGCTACGGCGAGGGCGCGCGAGCCTCCAAAGTAGGCCGCGATCACGGCCGCGGCAACCAATACGAGGAAGAGATAACCGGACATGTTGCCCCCATGTGAGAAGAAGCCGCCCGCGGGGTGCGCGGGCGGCCGGTGAAATTCGATATTACGAGCCGAGCTTCTTGGCGGCCAGGACAGCCTTCTCGACTTCCTCGCGCTTGGAGTCGTCAAGCGGCGTCAGGCCACGTTCGGCAAGATAGCCGTCCTCGCCCATCGAAGCCTTGGAAGTGTACTCTTCCAGGAACTCCTTCATGCCAGGAATGACGTCGCGGTGCGCATTCTTGACGTAAATGAAGAGCGGGCGGGATACCGGGTAGGAGCCGTCCTTGATGGTGTCGAAGCTGGCTTCCACACCTTCGATCTTGATGTCCTTGAGCTTGTCTTCGTTCTCGTAGAGGAACGAATAGCCGAAGATGCCAACGGAATTCGGATCGGATTCAAGACGCTGAACGATGAGGTTGTCGTTTTCGCCGGCTTCGATGAACGGACCGTCCTGGCGCATGCGCGAGCAGGCTTCCGTGTATTTCTTCTCGTCGGCCTTCTTGATGTCGGCCATGCCAGGAACCTTGGCGCAGCCCTCGAGCATGACCAGTTCGACGAAGGCGTCGCGGGTGCCGGAGGTCGGCGGCGGGCCAAAGGCGACGATGTTGACGTCCGGAAGGGACTTGTCAATGTCGGACCACTTCTTGTTCGGGTTGGCGACGAGGCCGCCCTTGCCGTCGGGAAGCTGGGCAGCGAGCGCCTGGAAGATCTGTTCCTTGGTCAGGTTCCAGTCGCCAGTATTGGAACGGGAGACGGCGATCGAGAGGCCGTCATAGCCGATGAGGGCTTCTGTGATGTCGGTCACGCCGTTGCCGGCGCAGAGCTTGACTTCCGATTCCTTGATCGCGCGGGAAGCGCCGGTGATGTCTGCGAAGTCTTCGCCGACGCCGCCGCAGAAGGCCTTGAAGCCGCCGCCCGTACCGGTCGACTCGACAACCGGGGCAGGCTTGCCGGTCTTGTTCGCGAACTCTTCAGCGACGGCCTGGGTGTAAGGGAACACGGTGGACGAACCGACGATCTTGATCTGATCGCGGGCCGATGCGACGCCTGCGGTTGCCAGCAAAATAGCGGCGACTGCGCAGCTTCCGAGATATTTCTTCATGGATACTCTCCCGTAGAATTTAACGATGACGCTTCGGCGTCGGCTCCCCTCTATAGGCACCACGTAACAGTTTTGTGACAGTTTTGTATCAATTCATTGTACGGGAAGGAAGGCATCGGCGATGCGCGCCAGCTGCGCCAGTGAGGCCGATTTTTAAGTATCGAACCAAAAACAAATTAGACAAACAGAGTCAATGCCTTCCCGACACTTGCCCATCTGATTTCGAACTGAGCGGGCAGGTTCCGGCGTCCAGGCAGAAAAGAGCTGGCCAACACATCCATTATCCGTCGCGCAGCCAAGGGAAAATCGGCAAACATTATAAAAGTGACATAAAACCGACATTACACCGTTAAGAACGCGGCATATGTCCCCTCCAACGCAATGACGAGGGACGCGCCAATGCTGGAAATAACGGATTTGACCCGGCGGTTCGGTGGCAAGACGGCGGTCGACCAGACGAACCTGAGAATACCGCAGGGCCAAATGGTGGGCATCATCGGCCGCTCGGGCGCCGGCAAATCCACGCTTCTTCGCATGATCAACCGCCTGCAGGAGCCGACGTCCGGCTCCATCCGATTCAGCGGCGTCGAAGTCTCCGCACTCCGCGGCGAAGCCCTGCGCAACTGGCAGCGCGATTGCGCGATGATCTTCCAGCAGTTCAATCTCGTCCCTCGCCTCGACGTTCTGACCAATGTCATGCTCGGCCGCCTCAATCACCGCCCGACCATGCTGAGCATCCTCAACATCTTCAGCCGCGACGAGCGCATTCATGCGATTGCGGCTCTGGAGCGCCTCGGCATCGAGCAGACGGCGCTGCAGACCGCCGGCACGCTCTCCGGCGGCCAGCAGCAGCGCGTGGCGATCGCGCGCGCCCTGATGCAGAACCCGAAGATGGTACTCGCCGACGAGCCGATCGCCTCGCTCGACCCGCTGAACGCCAAAATCGTGATGGATGCGCTGCGCGACATCAACGAGCGCGAGGGCATTACCGTCATCACCAACCTGCATACGCTCGATACGGCGCGCAACTATTGCGAACGCATTGTCGGGATGGCCGCCGGCCGCGTCGTTTTCGACGGCAAGCCTTCAGAGCTGACAGCGGCTGCGGTCAAGGAAATCTACGGCACCGACAAGGATGGCGCCGGCATCGACGAGACCATGACGTCTACCTCGATCAACATGCCCGCGCCAGCCACCGCTCAAGCATCCGTCGGCCTGCAACCGGTTGCCCTGGCGGGCCTCTGAGAGACGGCGGCGATCGACCGCCCCGTCAAGGGCACACTTCTTCGTAACAGCAAGACCACCGGGGAACCGGTCAATCAGGAGAGAACCATGTTGAAGAAAGCACTCTTTGCCGCGACAGCGCTTTTAGCGCTTGCCGGCGCTGCCGCAGCCGAAGACCTCAAGGAATTCCGTGTCGGCATTCTCGGCGGCGAAAACGAGGCTGATCGCCTGCGCAATTTCCAGTGCCTGTCGGAAAAGCTTCCCGCTGCGATCGGTGTCGAGAAGGTCTCCTTCTTCCCGGCAGCCGACTATGACGGCGTCGTCCAGGGCCTGCTCGGCGGCACGCTGGACTACGCAGAACTTGGCGCCTCCGCCTATGCCAAGGTCTATCTCGCCAATTCCAAGGCCGTCGAACCGATCCTGACGACCGTGCAGACCGACGGCGCAACCGGCTATTACTCGGTCATGGTCGCCCGCAAGGACAGCGGCATCAAGAAGCTCGAAGACATGAAGGGCAAGAAGCTCGGCTTTGCCGATCCTGACTCGACTTCCGGCTACCTTGTTCCCCTCGTCACGCTGCCGGAAGCCATTGGCGCTCCGGTCAAGGAATACTTCTCTTCCACCGGCTTTGGCGGCGGCCACGAGAACCTCGTCTTGGAAGTCGTAAAGGGCAACTTCGACGCGGGCACCACCTGGGCGTCGGGCGTGGGCGAGTTCAAGGATGGCTACAGCTCCGGTAACCTTCGCAAGATGGTCGACAAGGGCATCCTGAACATGGACGACCTCGTCGAACTCTGGAAGTCGCCGCTCATCCCGAACGGCCCGGTCGTCATCCGCTCCTCGCTGAACGACGACATGAAGACCAAGTTCAAGGCATTCATGCTCGGCCTGCCGAAGTCGGACCCGGCCTGCTTCGCTGCCATCCAGGGCGGCGACTTCAAGGGCTACACCGAGGTCAACGTCGACTTCTACAAGCCGATCATTGACGTCCGCAAGGCAGCCATTGGCGGCTGATACCGTTTCCTCCCGCAAAGCCGCCGGATCCCTCCGGCGGCTTTGCCATATCCCACGTTCGACAGGCTGAAGATGAGCGACACTGCGCTGCGCCACCCCCCGAGTGAAACTGCAAGCATGATCGAGCGGCACTGGCATGAGCTTGCCTCCCGGCGCCGCGGCCAGACGTTGCTTGCCCTGTTTCTCGTCGTCGTCTTCACCGCGGGTTCGGTGTGGTTCGCCAATGAGACCAACGCGGGCAAATTTTGGGACCGCCTCCGCTATCTGGCGGACTTCGTGGGGGACCTCGTGCCGCGCGACGCGTGGGAGCCGGTGCGTGCCCTGCTCGATCTCCCCTCCCCCTATTACGACGGGAGCCAGAAGTACGACTACCCCGAGGGCCGGTTCTACGTCACGCAGACCCTCTACGTTCCGGAATATGTCGAAAAGATCGTCGAGACGGTGAATATCGCCATCTTCTCCACAGGCGTCGGCTTCTGCCTGGGATTCGTGCTCTGCTTCTCCGCAGCGAAGAACATGACGCCGAATCCTTATGTCAGGGGCGCCGTACGCCGCTTCATGGAAATTCTTCGAGCGTTTCCCGAGGTCGTCATCGCAGGCTTCTGTCTGGCAATTCTGTCGCTGGGGCCGGTCCCTGCGATCATCGCACTATCCGTCCACACCACCGGAGCGCTCGGAAAGATGTTCTTCGAGGTGGTGGAGAACGCCGACATGCGCCCCGACGAAGGCCTGCGGGCCGTCGGCGCGACCTGGCTCGAACGGGTCTGGTTCGCAATGGTGCCGCAGGTCATGCCCAACTTCGTGAGCTATTTCCTCCTGAGGCTTGAGATCAACGTGCGGGCGTCCACGATCATCGGTGCGGTCGGCGGCGGCGGCATCGGCGAGCTTCTCAGGCTCTCGATCGGACAGGGTCATCCGGCCAAGACTCTTGCGATCGTATTCCTGCTTTTCTGCACCATCATTGCCGTCGACCAGTTCTCCGCATGGCTGCGTAAAAGGCTGGTCGGCGAGCAGTCGTTCCGCGCCGTGGTATGAGGTTGCATCGATGAACACGCTTTCGCCCGTCCAAAAGGCCGACATCGCCGCGCGCCACCCGCAGCTCTTCGACACCACCTCGCTGCGCCGCTACCGCGCTCCTCTTCTCGTCATTCTCGCAGCCGCCTATGTCGCGTTCTCGTTCTGGTTCTTCGCGTTCGGAAAGGTCTTCTCTCAGGCCGACTACTCGATCGCCGGCACCTACCTTGCCGACTGGATCTCCTTCGAGGTTCGTCCCGAGATCGACATGGCAGCCGACGGGACCATGAAGATTTCCTATTCCCGGTTCGATCCGCTCGGCGAACATCCGAACCCCGACTGGGTGCAGACCGAAAAATCCGTCGTCACCCATCAGACCGGCACAGCCACACCGACGGCCAGCCCGTCCGAGCCACAGACAAAGCCGAAAAGCAGCATATTGCTGATGGCTCCCGGTGCGGCCATGGGATCGTCCGCACCTAAAGGGTCCGGCTCGCCCGCGCAGCACCCGGTGGCGACCGCTCCGGCAATCGTCACCGAGGAGGTTGTCACACGGGCGCGGATCGCCATGAGCAGCAGTTCCTCGATAGAAATGACTGCCAATAAGGCGGTGTTGACGAGAGGCGGAGAAACGGTCGTCGTGCCGATGGGCAGGCCGGACATCCGCATTGGAGCTCCCCTTCCGGACTGGGCGTCGCAGAGGCGGCCGGGCGAGAAGATCATAGCCAGCTTCGGATTCGCGGGCTGGGCGGAAGTCACGACCAACGACGTCAAGGTCCACAAGCGGTTTCTCGGGTGGGTGAATTTCCTGTTCGACACGCGGTCTCCCTTCTTCGGGAAGCCATATTCCGAGGTTGCAAGCCTCATCCTCAGCGGTCCACGCATCGACCCGGAGCGAAGCAACCTCGCTCTCGCCTGGGACAACATCCTCTACAACAGCGAATGGCAGCACCTCGACGTCTGGACGAAGCTCCTGCAGACCATCGTGATGGCGTTCGTGGGCACCCTGTTCGCCTCGCTCGTCGCTTTCCCCCTGGCATTCGTGGCGGCACGCAACATCACCCGCAACCGCCCTACGAACCAGGTGACGAAAAGGTTCTTCGATTTCCTTCGCTCCGTCGACATGCTGATCTGGGCGCTTTTCTTCACACGCGGCTTCGGGCCTGGGCCTCTGGCCGGCATCTCGGCGATCTTCTTCACGGATACCGGGACGCTGGGCAAACTGTATTCGGAATCGCTCGAGAACATCGACGAGAAGCAGCGGGAAGGCGTCCGCTCCGTCGGAGCGTCGCCGATTGCGGTGCAGCGGTTCGGCGTCCTGCCGCAGGTGCTTCCTGTCTTCGCGTCCCAGGCCCTCTACTTCTGGGAGTCCAACACGCGCTCCGCGACGATCATCGGCGCCGTCGGCGCGGGAGGAATCGGCCTCAAACTCTGGGAGGCGATGCGCACCAACCAGGACTGGGAGAACGTCGGCTACATGGTGCTCCTCATTCTGATTGTCGTGTTTGCCTTCG from Rhizobium sp. 007 encodes:
- the phnC gene encoding phosphonate ABC transporter ATP-binding protein, producing the protein MLEITDLTRRFGGKTAVDQTNLRIPQGQMVGIIGRSGAGKSTLLRMINRLQEPTSGSIRFSGVEVSALRGEALRNWQRDCAMIFQQFNLVPRLDVLTNVMLGRLNHRPTMLSILNIFSRDERIHAIAALERLGIEQTALQTAGTLSGGQQQRVAIARALMQNPKMVLADEPIASLDPLNAKIVMDALRDINEREGITVITNLHTLDTARNYCERIVGMAAGRVVFDGKPSELTAAAVKEIYGTDKDGAGIDETMTSTSINMPAPATAQASVGLQPVALAGL
- the phnD gene encoding phosphonate ABC transporter substrate-binding protein, whose translation is MLKKALFAATALLALAGAAAAEDLKEFRVGILGGENEADRLRNFQCLSEKLPAAIGVEKVSFFPAADYDGVVQGLLGGTLDYAELGASAYAKVYLANSKAVEPILTTVQTDGATGYYSVMVARKDSGIKKLEDMKGKKLGFADPDSTSGYLVPLVTLPEAIGAPVKEYFSSTGFGGGHENLVLEVVKGNFDAGTTWASGVGEFKDGYSSGNLRKMVDKGILNMDDLVELWKSPLIPNGPVVIRSSLNDDMKTKFKAFMLGLPKSDPACFAAIQGGDFKGYTEVNVDFYKPIIDVRKAAIGG
- the phnE gene encoding phosphonate ABC transporter, permease protein PhnE produces the protein MSDTALRHPPSETASMIERHWHELASRRRGQTLLALFLVVVFTAGSVWFANETNAGKFWDRLRYLADFVGDLVPRDAWEPVRALLDLPSPYYDGSQKYDYPEGRFYVTQTLYVPEYVEKIVETVNIAIFSTGVGFCLGFVLCFSAAKNMTPNPYVRGAVRRFMEILRAFPEVVIAGFCLAILSLGPVPAIIALSVHTTGALGKMFFEVVENADMRPDEGLRAVGATWLERVWFAMVPQVMPNFVSYFLLRLEINVRASTIIGAVGGGGIGELLRLSIGQGHPAKTLAIVFLLFCTIIAVDQFSAWLRKRLVGEQSFRAVV
- the phnE gene encoding phosphonate ABC transporter, permease protein PhnE, which encodes MNTLSPVQKADIAARHPQLFDTTSLRRYRAPLLVILAAAYVAFSFWFFAFGKVFSQADYSIAGTYLADWISFEVRPEIDMAADGTMKISYSRFDPLGEHPNPDWVQTEKSVVTHQTGTATPTASPSEPQTKPKSSILLMAPGAAMGSSAPKGSGSPAQHPVATAPAIVTEEVVTRARIAMSSSSSIEMTANKAVLTRGGETVVVPMGRPDIRIGAPLPDWASQRRPGEKIIASFGFAGWAEVTTNDVKVHKRFLGWVNFLFDTRSPFFGKPYSEVASLILSGPRIDPERSNLALAWDNILYNSEWQHLDVWTKLLQTIVMAFVGTLFASLVAFPLAFVAARNITRNRPTNQVTKRFFDFLRSVDMLIWALFFTRGFGPGPLAGISAIFFTDTGTLGKLYSESLENIDEKQREGVRSVGASPIAVQRFGVLPQVLPVFASQALYFWESNTRSATIIGAVGAGGIGLKLWEAMRTNQDWENVGYMVLLILIVVFAFDAVSNAIRSRLMGRR